A segment of the Sanyastnella coralliicola genome:
CGTCTTCAGAGACGCCGCGACAGGTGATGTAGGGGAGACCACACATGAGGTATTCGCCCACTTTTACTGGGGAGCGGAATCGTTGACTTGGGTAGGGTGGAATGGCGGTTAAACCAATGTCGGCGGCAGAGAGCCAAGCAGCCATTTCTTCCGGTGTACGTGTTTCTGAAAGGTGATAATCCTGCTCGGTAAGACCACCCTCAGATAGAATAGATCGTACTTCATCCTTCTTGCTCGGACTCAAGAACACGAAATACCAATTAGGATCAGAAGCCTTCAATTGAGCACAGAACTGTGCAATTTCATGGTCGTAGTAGATACCACCGAATTTCCCAGCGTAGATCAATACTTTATGTTCTGTGATGCCGTGCTCCTGGCGTAGTTGGTCTCTTGCTTCTTGGTCGAAATTGAATTTCTGTTGGTCTACACTGGAGGGTGCACGATGAACTGATCCTTTGGCTTTTCCTTTGAGTTCTTTGACCATGTGTTCGGTTCCGGTCAGAATGTAGTCGGCGTCTTTACCAACGCGGTCTTCAAGGCGACTTAAGATCTTGTAGCGCCATCCCGAGCGCTTCCAAATTCCGAATTCAGCTAGGAACTCACTGTGGGGTTCATAAGAGTAGACCATCAGCTTTGACCCCAGGACTTTCGACATCAATAAGGATATCGCTGCGGAGTTATTCGCAAAGGCAATCGTCATTTCCGGTTTCTTCCGCAGTCTGATGCGAACCACTTGAATGAAGGCATTGGTGAAATCTATAGCCTTCTTGATAAACATGAAACTCCCAGAGTGATAAGTCAGTGGAGACCAATCAATACCATAGGCTGTGAGCTTAGCTTGAATCGTCTTTCGCTCTTCCTTTGGCAATTGGTACTTGCGTTGCTCAAAGGTGATCAGGTCGAATTGATAGTTCCAGTGTCGTCGAGACTGTTCCACCATGTACTCATACACCAAGTTCTGGAAAAGCGGATCACGGAAACTATTGTAAATCAAGACCACAAAGTTCTTTGGACGCTGCTCCAACAGACCACCCGGAGCGTAGATCTGGTGATAGGAGTTTCGAGCGATGTCTAAGCCACGGTATTGGGCGGCCACTTCTCGAATACGTTGTCTAATCTTCTCCCTATTCCCCGGTTGAATGAGTTCCTCGATCGTTGTCACGGCACCTTCATAAGCCGTTCGGTCCAATGTTTCCATCACCGCGCCGATGCCTTCTTGTTTGATCAGATCAGAGTCGTCTGAGATATTAGCGGGGATGACTACAGGTAAGCCAGTGGCCCAATACTCACCATCTTTAATGGAAGTACAGTAGCGCTTTGAAGGCACGGGTTTTACTGGGTTGATGGCAAAATCGGCCAATGCTAAATAGGCGGCTACATGGGCATGCGGAACAAAACGAAGTATGATAGTGGCAGGGTCCAATTCCGCGCTAGCGCATAGATCACGAAGCTCATCTTCTTTGAGATCACTCAGCATAATCACCCGAAAACGATCACCCCATCGCTCGCTACAAACCTTGAAGAAGTCGAAAATTTCCTGACGCAAATAAATGCCGCCCACTTTACCTGCGTAAATGCACAGAATGTCTTCTTTTTCTACGCCTAAGGCGGAACGGCTGACGCCTTCAACTTGCTGGTCAGGCCCAAATTGATCAAGGTCAACCACAGCCGGCTTGTTCAAGAAACGACGCGGAACATGGTCGTAGGTGGTGGCCGCATAATCGCGCATTCCCTCGGAAGTAGCCAAGGTGGCAAAAGCGTTTCGGGTTTGACGTTTTTCAAAGTACGAGAGCAAGCGATAGGCTAGCGAGCCATCTTTCCAAGAACCATTCTCGACCATAGACTCAGCATGGGGCTCGTAGCTATCCACGATGTAAGGTACACGCGTCCACTTGCTAATCACATGTGCTGATGTTGAGGCTGGACTACCGAAGGCATGAATGACCTCAATGTTGTTGGATTTCACGTAACGACGAAGCATCCACAAGTTCCCGAGCCAAGCTCGCATGGCACGCCAACCAAAGTGATGATAATCTCGCTTCACCCAGGTAATGCCTTTGCTTTGCAACTCTTGTCTAGCTGCCTTTTCCTCTTCGGCGTTTAGCTGCATTTGTTCCTTTTCGAGCGTGAAAAGGTGAATCTCACATTCGTCGCCTACAGCATCGCGAATCATATCGAGATAAGGCAAAGTCCACGCGTGAATGAGTGGTTCTTTGAAGCTCCAATATGTGATCACTAAGATCTTCACGCCGGCATGAATAGATGGGCGATGATGTCTGCAATTCGCATAGAGGCTAAGCCATCTCCAAAAGGATTGACCATCTCAGAAGCGGAAGCGTTCCGCCGGTAGGCTTGATCAACCGCTTGGATAATTTTTTCTTCATCATTCCCAACCAGCGTTGCTATGCCCTGTTCAACCGCCTCCATGCGTTCACTCTTCTCACGAAGAACCACCGTTGGAAGTCCGAAAGCAGGAGCTTCTTCTTGAAGTCCGCCGCTGTCAGTAATCAGCAAGTGAGCTTGGTCAAGCGCTGCCACCATTTCTGGGTAACTCAGTGCCTCGATTAAGTGAATGCGTTCGCGATTTCCGAGCTCCTGATGAATGACCTCGCGTACTTCAGGGTTCAAATGGACGGGAAGTACTAAATGGAGATCCGAATGAGTTGCGTTGATCGTCTGTAAGGCCTTGCAGATGGATTTTAGTCCTTCTCCATGATTCTCTCGACGATGCACTGTTACAAGCGCCATTTTTTGTCCAGGAGGAATAGAAAATGGGAGGTCAACCGGAGAGTCTAAGATCTTCTCACGCATGAATTGAATCGCATCAACCACGGTGTTTCCTGTTAAATGCACTTCCTCGTGTCCTTCCTGTTTCAACAACTGAAAAGCGCGTGGCGTTGGTGCAAAATGTACAGTGGCCAATTGCCCAATCCCGCGGCGATTGAACTCCTCAGGGAATGGGGCGTAAATATCTTCAGTGCGCAAGCCAGCCTCTACGTGTCCAACAGGAATCTTGTGGTAGTAGGCGGCCAACCCGCCCACAAAGGCACTGGTGGTGTCTCCTTGCACGAGTACAAGGTCAGGCTTGTTGTCTTGATTGTGTTGGTCAAGTGCAGTGAGTAATCGACCTGTAAGGGCAGCCAATGATTGTCCTTTCCGCATAACCTCGAGTTGGAAATCAGGGGAGATGTCAAATGCTGATGGAATCCCTTTCATCAATTCATCATGCTGGCCAGTGAAGACGATGCGAGGCTCCATACCCGGATAGGTCTTCAGCCGACGGTAAACAGGGGCTAATTTGATAGCTTCAGGACGTGTGCCTATGATGAGGTCGATCTTCACACCTCAAATATCATCATTCTGAGTTAAGGCCTGCTTACGCAACCACCTTTTGATACCAGCCTGCAGTTGTCCGCCTTTGATATACGACTTGCTCATGATGCTGGTGGTCTTCTTTTTGAATTGGGCTAGCGCCGAATCGGACACGTGCTTCCAGGAAGCGAGCTCGTTGGCCACTTCTTGATAACCTCGGTCGAGTTTTCCCAGATCAGACATGGCACTCACATTCCCGGTTCGGTAACGGTACACAGGAGATGGAATGGAACGATATTCTCCAGATGATGAAATCGACAGGTAGAACAACAAATCTTCAGAATGCGTCAAGCCTTCTTTGAATTGATAGGTCTTACCTTCTCGTCTTCGAATCATCCAAGTAGGTCCGAAGAAGCACGATTCATCGAGTGAGAGCAGTGCTTCGAAGGGATTGCCTGAAAAGCTGCGAGAGTTCACAGCCAGGTCTTTGCCGTTGTCATCGCTAAACAATTGCACAGCTCCGTCTACAAATTCAACTTCAGGATCATCGAAAAGGGGTAGGCGGGCTTCTAAGCTATTGGGTAGCAGTTGATCATCGGCATCCAAGAAGCAAAAGAAGTCACCGGTCATGGACTGGAGGCCACGATTTCGAGCGGCACTTACGCCAGCATTCGTTTGAGTGATCAAGTGAATACGTGGGTCGGAATACTGCTCAACAATTTGCAGACTGCCATCGGAGCTCCCGTCATTGATGCACCACAACTCCCAATGGTCATAGGCTTGATCTAAAACCGATTGAACGGCTTGTTCCAAGGTCTTTTCGGCGTTGAAAAAGGGAAGTATGATGCTTACGAGTGGTTTCATTGAAGGAGTTCTTCAATGTAATCAACTTGTTGTTTATAGCTGCGGTCATCACAGAATGCGCGACGCTTTGCCTGTAATTCAAGTGAGTTGAATGAAGCCGTATCGTTCAGCGCTTGTTCCATCAAGGTCATCCAGACGGCTTCTTCATCTGCCATTTCGAAAAGCTCCAATTGCCAATAACTATCAAGAATATTGGAGACGATCACACGTCCAGTACTTAAGAACTCACAGATCTTATGCGGGTTCGCAACCTGCTCATATTCATCTGTTTGATAGGCCACCATAAATACATCTGCAGAAGCCAGACACTCGTGGTAGGCGCGACCTTGTAACGGGCCCAAAAGGGTGACATTGGGAAGGGTCTTCAGTTCTTCTACGAAGTTAAGTGCTGCTTGACTCGGTTTCTTCATAAAGTCTCCTGCCTCGTGCACCCCGGCAAAATGAAAATCGGCGTAATGGAATCGTTTGACGGCATTCAATACCCGTTCACGATCTAACAATTCAATCAACAGGTTCCCGCTGTATACCACGCGTGTCCGTGGGTGTGGATTTGTCCATTCGGGAGCTGGAATTGCGTTGCATCCGTGACCAATATTGAAACTGCGCTCGTTCTTTTCCTTTAATCGTTCTTCAATAAATCGGGTGGTACAAAGACAAAGGTCGGCCGTAGCTGCGGCGCGTTTCCACTCAAAATCTTGGTTGAGATCTACCACATGATGAATCGAGGTAGCCCCTTTGATTACATTCAAATCAAAGAATCGCGAGTTATCAAATGACCAAATGATATCGGGTTTTCCTTTGGTAATCGAGGCAATCTTAATGAGCTCTCTACGCTGTAATTGTTTAGCAATAATCGCAGGAAGTTTTCGCAGTCCTTTAAACGGGTGCCAAGACATGATGCGAAGATTCTCTATACCTTCAATTGTTCTAGGTTCAGCAGATCCTCCAGGTGGTTCGATGAAGACGACATCATTGCCACGACGAGCTAATTCTAATGCGTAGTGGTGCTTAGAAAGTAGCTGTTCTGCCCAAGGCTCAGGCGAGATAATCCAGATTATTTTTTCCTCGAAATTCAAGACCTCCCGAAGATAGCCCGTTTGATCTGACGGGCCCCGAGTTTTATGAGGAATCGGTGCATTTTATGCTTGAAGGTCAAATTCGGTTGCTGACGGTGCTCAAAAGCCAGTGATTCTTGAAAGAGTTGCTTGTCAATTGGGCGTTTTTCAACCTTCTCCAAGGCGGTTCCAAGATGTTGCGCATTTTTCTTCCAATCCAACTGCTCATCGGCGTGTAGTAAGGTTCTTTGTTGCCAGCTTTCCAGTTGCTCACGATCATCAACCGCGCGTTGCATCGCGTTACTCAAGGCTTCAACGTTCACCTCGTTCATTGGCCAGTAGTACTGGTCTTCTCGTTTCCAGTGCTTTTCTACGCTAACGCGGAATCCGTTTTCCCCCTCGTTGATGAATTCATTCATTGGGGCTTCGTCGGGTACAATAGCTGGAAGTCCGCTAGCGAGGGCCTCAGGTAACGAAAGACCTATGCCGTCAAGACGAGAAGGGTACACATACCAATCTCCTTCGTGATAGAGTCCTGGTGGAGGCACTTCTTTATTGATCCAAACAATGCGTTGGTCTGATTCTACGGCTGTCTGTAATTCTGGGAAATCAGAAAGTGGACGTTGGGCGTGAAGTATCAGTTGAATATCCTCATTCGGAAGTCTTTTGAAAGCCTTTACGCACAGATCGGTTCCCTTGCGATCAGGGTTGTAGCCTAGGGAGTGAAAGAAGCGGAAACCGCGTTCCGCCCGTTCAGGGCTAGAGTACAACGAAAGATCTACGCCCCAAGGAACATACATGGCACCAGGCAAGTGTTCGAAGACGCTGTAATGACGTTTGGTGTTGCAGAGCAGGAAGTCATAATGAGCGAAAAAGGGAGTGGTGGAATCAGTGTAGTAATCGATGTATGCACCGATCAACGGTCGATCTTTTAAGCCCAGTAAACGGTGGATGACATCCCAACTGTGTTGTTCGTTGAAGAGAAGGTAAGCGGGATTTTCGCGCTTCATCCAAGCGCTGAAGTCGTTCCAATCAATGGTGGTTCGAAGCGCCCCAGGCAAGAATTCGCCCCAATGCACAAAGTCTTGAGCCCATTTGGGGTCATTGTGCGGGAATTCATCACCGGCACGCGCATACACGCGTATGGTGAATCGCTCCTGAAGCGCAGCTATGTACGCAAGAGAGACGTGAGTTGCGCCGCGTTCGAACCAGGTGCTAATGATTCCGAGAACCGGCTTTGTGGCCTTCATCACGGCCTAAAGGTAAGGAACGGCCTAATTGCAGGGAAGTCCAATCGTCGAAAGAAAGCCGAGAAGATCAGCCACGTTCACTTGATCATCGCCTGTTAGATCAGCTTGACAGTTCGCCGTACAACCGAAATCGCCAAGAAGGGTCAGTAGATCGGTGGTGTTCACTTCGCCATCTCCGTTGAAGTCTCCCGGGCAGTCACCTAGGCTAGCGCCGAATCTCAACACGTATCCGTCGTATTCCCCAAGAGAAGATCGGGATGTGACATCGCCATTATCATCTGTGATAATCATCGTCCGCTCAAACTCTCCTCCGATTACCATGGAGTCATCATTTTGAGCTAGAGCTAACGACTTATTTCGACCGATATCACCACTAAAGATGATGTGAGCATTAAGTACACCTGTTGTGTCGTATTGAGCAATGAAAGTGCGTTCGTTTAAAACATCGTAAGACACGATATTCCCATCTGAAGAAGCAAGCGAACCTGTGAGATTCACCATTCCACTCACGCTGATTACATCGTTTTGAAGTGTCATTTGTCCTGCCTCAGCGTTGAAGCTACTGGTAGTTACGTTGGTGGCCGAGCTTAAGTCACCGCTCACCGTGTACTTCAGGAGGAAAACATCGTTCGAGTTTCCAGAGCTCAAGTCGATGGTTCCAGTTGATCCCTCGAAAGTTTGAGTGCCAGAGAATTGTCCGAGTACGAAGAGGGATCCATTCGAGCTGATCTTCATCTCCGTGACATCTGTGCCATTTCCGCCGGCTAAGTGAGCCCAGCGGTAGCTTCCATCACCTTCATAGGCTACAATCACCATGTCATTGGAGCCACCACCTGGAATGGCCGGTGCAGCCCCAGCTGGATCGAACACCACATTGAAACGCTTAATAGCCGCCATGTAGATGCGATCATCGTCTCCGACTTGAATGTCAACGGCGTAGTCGTTCGAGGTAGAACCAAAAGAGTTTGCCCAAAGCAATGCACCATTGAGGTCGAGTTTAGCCAAGAAGATATCACTGTTACCATTGTCGCTAAGGGTGGTTCCGGCATCCAACTCTAAGTTCCCTTGGAAGCCACCAGCTATGAGTAGATAATCGTCTTTTACCTCAATGTCATAGGCGTTTTGAATAGCATTTTGATTGAGGTATGTTTCTTTCCAGATGAGGTTGAGGTCGCTATCAAGCTTCATCAAAATAAGCCCAGCGAGATTGTTGATATTAGCGGGTTCTGTAGCCAGTCCACTAGGGCCCTCGAACGTAAAATCACCGAAGTAACTACCGAAGACGTAGATATTGTCGTCGCTATCGACATCCAGCCCTCTCAATTGGAAATTATTCGAACCACTTAACGTAGCTAATCCTTGTTCACTACCAGTGGCATCCTTCAAAGAGATGAACGCGCTTTGCGAACCGTTTGATTGAACAGTGTTGCCTTCATCTGTGAAGAGTTGTCCTTCAAAATATCCTGCACTCACTATTGAACCATCATTTAACAACACCAGCTCAGTCGTTGCGTTGGAACCTCCACTAAGAGGATTCACTCCGAGGCCAAAGTCAAAGCTTCCCATCGCGTTATGCTTGGTAACGTAAAGATTGGCCCCACTTACGGCGTTGTAGTCCAATGCTAGTCCTCCTCCATTGGGGTCAAGGTCTAGCAGATCTTGTCCATTCCCAACGGAATACACTTCATCAACAGCACTAAAAGCCGCGCTAATTCCTTCGGCAAAACTGGAGCTGGCTACCTGATCATACCAAAGCAATTCATTATTCGCGTCATACACGGCAGTGAAAGCATCCGTAGCTTGCGTAGAGGCTTGCACAGAACTGCCATTAGGATTCAATTCTACACTTCCAGTAAAGTACCCTGAAATGACAGCATCATGATCATTGTTCAGGTCTAGACTAAGTACACGATCGTTGCTGTTGTTGCCGAGATTCATAGCGCTGATGTAGCTCCCGTCGTCGAGATAGCGCGCAAGGAAGATATCATCTGAACCATTAGAAGAAAGGCTCGCCGTTCCAGCGCTAGCGTCAAAGTCAACAGTCGAACGGAAAGTACCTGTGACCGCAATTTCTCCATCATTCCAATCAAGATCATAACCCGCATCGGCACTTGTCCAGCCCATGGCATTGACCCATCGGAACGTCCCATCATTCTGGTAAGAGGCTACGAAGATATCGTCGTTTCCTACCGCAACTGTAGTGGTATTTCCAGCGCCAGGATCAAAGTCTTTCGTTCCCCTGAATTTTCCAGTAACATAGAAATTACCCGCATCGTCTAAAGCAAGTTGGTTGGGATAGTCGAAGTTCAGGGTCCCTTCAACACTTGTTCCCCAATTGTAAGAACCGGTTCCGGTGGTGTATGACGAAAACCAAATCTGCTGACCGCCGGCCAAAGCTCCTGGAGTGGAAACCAAATCTTCGCCCGCACCAGGGTCAAGGTCAAGTGTCTGACTAAAAGCTCCGGTGGTAATCACTTGCGTGCCATCAATCACAAGGCTTGAGCCACTCTCGGCACCAGGCCCAGTAAGAAGCTGTGCCCATCGATAGTCGCCATTGCTATTGTATGAAACGATCATCGCATCTGACTCATTCGGTTCAAATGCCGTCATTGTATTTGAGGGGTCGCTTGGATCAGGGAAGAAAGTATTTCCGAAAGTGCCAATGACGTAGATATTGTCATTCGCATCTACAGCGACATCGTTGTAGCGAGAATTACTGCCTGCGTTAAAAGCTTGTGCCCAAATCAATGCGCCATTGGCGTCGTACACCACGATGAATGGGCGTTCAG
Coding sequences within it:
- a CDS encoding glycosyltransferase; its protein translation is MKILVITYWSFKEPLIHAWTLPYLDMIRDAVGDECEIHLFTLEKEQMQLNAEEEKAARQELQSKGITWVKRDYHHFGWRAMRAWLGNLWMLRRYVKSNNIEVIHAFGSPASTSAHVISKWTRVPYIVDSYEPHAESMVENGSWKDGSLAYRLLSYFEKRQTRNAFATLATSEGMRDYAATTYDHVPRRFLNKPAVVDLDQFGPDQQVEGVSRSALGVEKEDILCIYAGKVGGIYLRQEIFDFFKVCSERWGDRFRVIMLSDLKEDELRDLCASAELDPATIILRFVPHAHVAAYLALADFAINPVKPVPSKRYCTSIKDGEYWATGLPVVIPANISDDSDLIKQEGIGAVMETLDRTAYEGAVTTIEELIQPGNREKIRQRIREVAAQYRGLDIARNSYHQIYAPGGLLEQRPKNFVVLIYNSFRDPLFQNLVYEYMVEQSRRHWNYQFDLITFEQRKYQLPKEERKTIQAKLTAYGIDWSPLTYHSGSFMFIKKAIDFTNAFIQVVRIRLRKKPEMTIAFANNSAAISLLMSKVLGSKLMVYSYEPHSEFLAEFGIWKRSGWRYKILSRLEDRVGKDADYILTGTEHMVKELKGKAKGSVHRAPSSVDQQKFNFDQEARDQLRQEHGITEHKVLIYAGKFGGIYYDHEIAQFCAQLKASDPNWYFVFLSPSKKDEVRSILSEGGLTEQDYHLSETRTPEEMAAWLSAADIGLTAIPPYPSQRFRSPVKVGEYLMCGLPYITCRGVSEDDQWAEEYEVGVVIDEISSASAKEAQTQIDKLLEEPKESLRLRCRTTGIAYRGRAQVDELFEVILADA
- the wecB gene encoding non-hydrolyzing UDP-N-acetylglucosamine 2-epimerase, yielding MKIDLIIGTRPEAIKLAPVYRRLKTYPGMEPRIVFTGQHDELMKGIPSAFDISPDFQLEVMRKGQSLAALTGRLLTALDQHNQDNKPDLVLVQGDTTSAFVGGLAAYYHKIPVGHVEAGLRTEDIYAPFPEEFNRRGIGQLATVHFAPTPRAFQLLKQEGHEEVHLTGNTVVDAIQFMREKILDSPVDLPFSIPPGQKMALVTVHRRENHGEGLKSICKALQTINATHSDLHLVLPVHLNPEVREVIHQELGNRERIHLIEALSYPEMVAALDQAHLLITDSGGLQEEAPAFGLPTVVLREKSERMEAVEQGIATLVGNDEEKIIQAVDQAYRRNASASEMVNPFGDGLASMRIADIIAHLFMPA
- a CDS encoding glycosyltransferase family 2 protein; the encoded protein is MKPLVSIILPFFNAEKTLEQAVQSVLDQAYDHWELWCINDGSSDGSLQIVEQYSDPRIHLITQTNAGVSAARNRGLQSMTGDFFCFLDADDQLLPNSLEARLPLFDDPEVEFVDGAVQLFSDDNGKDLAVNSRSFSGNPFEALLSLDESCFFGPTWMIRRREGKTYQFKEGLTHSEDLLFYLSISSSGEYRSIPSPVYRYRTGNVSAMSDLGKLDRGYQEVANELASWKHVSDSALAQFKKKTTSIMSKSYIKGGQLQAGIKRWLRKQALTQNDDI
- a CDS encoding glycosyltransferase family 4 protein yields the protein MKATKPVLGIISTWFERGATHVSLAYIAALQERFTIRVYARAGDEFPHNDPKWAQDFVHWGEFLPGALRTTIDWNDFSAWMKRENPAYLLFNEQHSWDVIHRLLGLKDRPLIGAYIDYYTDSTTPFFAHYDFLLCNTKRHYSVFEHLPGAMYVPWGVDLSLYSSPERAERGFRFFHSLGYNPDRKGTDLCVKAFKRLPNEDIQLILHAQRPLSDFPELQTAVESDQRIVWINKEVPPPGLYHEGDWYVYPSRLDGIGLSLPEALASGLPAIVPDEAPMNEFINEGENGFRVSVEKHWKREDQYYWPMNEVNVEALSNAMQRAVDDREQLESWQQRTLLHADEQLDWKKNAQHLGTALEKVEKRPIDKQLFQESLAFEHRQQPNLTFKHKMHRFLIKLGARQIKRAIFGRS